In Pedobacter sp. SL55, the following proteins share a genomic window:
- a CDS encoding DUF5000 domain-containing lipoprotein, with the protein MMKFNNQSFALLILSLVIGVTSCKKNNGFNEIVSKDMTKPDVVTNIKVDNFNGGSYITYDLPNSPNVLYVLAKYRINDKTIRETKSSYYSDTVIVEGFAKEKEYEVELHTVSRANVKSDPIYVKVNPKTPVYKVVSPTLQLVSDFGGINIKAQNTLKKEVGIIFVAYNAQTRQMEVEDQFFTKAENIDYSIRGYASTAKDFGVYVTDKWGNISDTLKANLTPLYEELVDKSKFSVYNLSSDTPIGYNWQLPNLWNGNTDGDGWHTLEGNPRPYVATFSIGKTYKLSRFVMWERTGTFTYGHGNPKEFSIWGSNVAQPRDQVLPILAPVGTVLGDWTNLGNYNFPNPPSGNPPSAYTPGDEAFVKAGVSFNVPFNAPDVKFIRLAVGNTWSGGATAHVIEMSFYGRPI; encoded by the coding sequence ATGATGAAATTTAATAATCAATCCTTTGCACTCCTTATTCTATCACTGGTAATTGGTGTAACTTCTTGTAAAAAGAATAATGGTTTTAATGAAATCGTATCGAAAGATATGACCAAACCAGATGTAGTAACCAATATTAAGGTAGATAATTTTAATGGTGGATCGTATATTACTTACGACTTGCCTAACAGCCCAAATGTATTATACGTACTTGCTAAATACAGGATCAATGATAAAACGATTAGAGAAACGAAATCGTCATATTATTCTGATACCGTTATAGTAGAAGGATTTGCCAAAGAAAAAGAGTACGAAGTTGAACTACATACTGTTTCAAGAGCAAATGTAAAATCGGATCCTATTTACGTGAAAGTAAATCCAAAAACTCCCGTTTATAAAGTAGTTAGCCCAACTTTACAACTAGTGTCAGATTTTGGAGGGATAAATATTAAAGCGCAAAACACCCTAAAAAAAGAAGTTGGGATTATTTTTGTTGCCTATAATGCACAAACTCGCCAGATGGAAGTAGAAGATCAGTTTTTTACAAAGGCAGAAAACATAGATTATTCTATAAGAGGTTATGCTAGCACAGCTAAAGATTTTGGAGTTTATGTAACCGATAAATGGGGAAATATCTCTGATACTTTAAAAGCTAATTTGACTCCGTTATATGAGGAATTGGTAGATAAATCGAAATTTAGTGTTTACAATTTATCTTCAGATACACCTATTGGCTACAACTGGCAATTACCAAACTTATGGAATGGAAATACTGATGGAGATGGATGGCATACGCTAGAGGGTAATCCAAGACCTTATGTGGCCACTTTTAGTATTGGTAAAACATATAAGCTAAGCCGCTTTGTAATGTGGGAGAGAACAGGAACATTTACTTACGGCCATGGTAATCCTAAAGAGTTTTCAATATGGGGATCTAACGTTGCGCAACCTAGAGATCAGGTATTGCCAATTTTAGCGCCAGTTGGTACCGTACTAGGCGATTGGACTAATTTAGGTAATTATAATTTTCCAAATCCTCCTTCTGGAAATCCTCCAAGTGCTTATACGCCTGGAGATGAGGCGTTCGTAAAAGCAGGCGTTAGTTTTAACGTTCCGTTTAATGCCCCCGATGTTAAGTTTATTCGATTGGCTGTAGGAAATACATGGTCTGGTGGAGCAACTGCACACGTTATTGAGATGTCTTTTTATGGAAGACCCATATAA
- a CDS encoding RagB/SusD family nutrient uptake outer membrane protein translates to MKSYLKYLYMIVMVSSTISCKKYLDVIPDNVGTIDYAFRNRNEAEKYLFTCYSTLQKFNNTWFNPAFTTSGEIIFPNNLINNMGINPLGFNLIRGTQNAGNPALNYWDGAEGGQSLFVAIRHCNTMLENIDKPIDLTAGEKARWIAEVKFLKAYYHYYLMRMYGPIPITDVNLPINSSIETVKVKRAPVDEVVNYIVKLLDEARPSLPPVISNQTLELGRITQVIALSVKAEALLATAASPLFNGNPDYATFKDKDGVNLFSSQVDLTKWDRAAVACKEAIDLAEERGLKLHDFVPPANIPATLTDSLKKVLTLQTAITEKWELNTELIWALNPVFGFGQQEYGMPRLTVKSSTNLIAQGTLAVPIAQQELFYTDKGLPINEDKNWDYAKRYELKTAADKDRFYVHKGYETVNAHFNREPRFYSSIAFDGGVWYGNGVLIPENALYVQARGVESYAGPKDLIYLNVSGYWPKKLVNYLTVYDERMTWEPYHFPLMRLAGLYLLYAEALNEQGKNYTEILPYIDKVRTRAGLPSVETSWSAANSTRPGKYDNQQGLREIIHQERRIELAFEGQAGWDLRRWKEMANVMSRPMQGWNIYEGQALNYYRPRNLLTPIFNVRNYLWPIRSINLTINDNLVQNPLW, encoded by the coding sequence ATGAAATCATATTTAAAATATTTATACATGATAGTAATGGTATCATCTACCATATCCTGTAAAAAATACCTAGATGTTATTCCTGATAACGTAGGCACAATTGATTATGCATTTAGAAATAGAAACGAAGCAGAAAAATATTTATTTACCTGCTATTCTACACTGCAAAAATTTAATAACACATGGTTTAATCCAGCTTTTACAACCTCTGGAGAGATTATATTTCCTAATAATTTAATCAATAATATGGGTATAAATCCATTAGGATTTAATTTAATAAGAGGAACACAGAATGCTGGTAATCCTGCTTTAAATTACTGGGACGGAGCAGAAGGTGGGCAAAGTTTGTTTGTGGCCATTAGGCATTGTAACACGATGTTAGAAAACATAGACAAACCTATTGATCTTACCGCGGGTGAAAAAGCAAGATGGATTGCAGAGGTAAAATTCCTAAAAGCTTACTATCATTATTATTTAATGAGGATGTATGGTCCAATTCCAATTACCGATGTTAATTTACCGATTAACAGTTCCATAGAAACAGTTAAAGTGAAGAGGGCGCCAGTAGATGAGGTTGTAAACTATATTGTTAAGTTGTTAGATGAGGCCAGGCCTTCTTTACCTCCTGTAATTAGTAACCAAACTTTAGAGTTGGGCAGAATAACACAAGTAATTGCATTATCGGTAAAAGCGGAAGCTTTACTGGCTACAGCGGCAAGTCCATTATTTAACGGTAACCCCGATTATGCAACTTTTAAAGATAAAGACGGGGTAAATTTATTTAGTTCTCAAGTTGATTTAACTAAATGGGATAGGGCGGCTGTTGCCTGTAAGGAAGCAATTGATTTAGCAGAGGAAAGGGGCCTGAAACTTCATGATTTTGTGCCACCTGCAAACATTCCTGCAACATTAACAGATTCTTTAAAAAAGGTACTAACCTTACAAACTGCAATAACCGAAAAGTGGGAGTTAAATACAGAGTTGATATGGGCGTTAAATCCGGTATTTGGATTTGGGCAGCAAGAATACGGAATGCCTAGATTAACAGTTAAATCTTCAACAAATTTAATTGCGCAAGGAACTTTGGCCGTACCAATTGCTCAACAAGAATTGTTCTATACTGATAAGGGACTCCCGATTAACGAAGATAAAAATTGGGACTATGCCAAACGTTACGAATTGAAAACAGCCGCAGATAAAGATCGCTTCTACGTGCATAAAGGCTACGAAACAGTGAACGCTCACTTTAATAGAGAGCCAAGATTTTATTCTTCTATCGCATTTGATGGTGGCGTATGGTACGGAAACGGAGTTTTAATACCAGAAAATGCACTTTATGTACAAGCAAGGGGAGTAGAGTCTTATGCAGGGCCGAAAGATTTAATTTATCTTAATGTTTCTGGATATTGGCCTAAAAAACTGGTTAATTATTTAACGGTATATGATGAGCGAATGACTTGGGAACCCTATCATTTTCCATTGATGAGGTTGGCTGGTTTGTATTTACTATACGCAGAAGCCTTAAACGAACAAGGAAAAAATTATACAGAGATACTGCCATACATAGACAAGGTTAGAACTAGGGCGGGGCTTCCTAGCGTTGAAACTTCATGGTCGGCGGCTAATTCTACAAGACCGGGAAAGTATGATAATCAACAAGGTTTAAGAGAAATTATCCATCAAGAAAGACGTATTGAATTGGCATTTGAAGGCCAAGCAGGTTGGGATTTACGCAGATGGAAAGAAATGGCAAATGTAATGAGTAGACCAATGCAGGGTTGGAATATATACGAAGGACAGGCTTTGAATTATTATCGTCCGCGTAATTTATTAACGCCAATTTTTAATGTTAGAAATTACTTATGGCCAATTAGGTCTATCAATCTAACTATTAATGATAACCTGGTTCAAAATCCACTATGGTAG